The Endozoicomonas montiporae CL-33 genome contains a region encoding:
- a CDS encoding zinc-finger-containing protein gives MKTPFNPSTRAAKRVKNPLPKPESCNCCGGSVEIVRNSEIYNGRSFGQWPWVYLCRSCGAYVGMHPLTDIPLGTLANRETRIARKRSKAPFELLHKTGKMTRSEAYRRLAEKLGIEKGQCHFGWFDVAMCERAEVAVREILLD, from the coding sequence ATGAAAACACCTTTCAATCCAAGCACTAGAGCAGCCAAACGAGTTAAAAACCCATTGCCAAAACCGGAGAGCTGTAATTGTTGTGGTGGTTCCGTTGAGATTGTTCGTAACAGTGAAATATACAACGGTCGTAGCTTTGGTCAATGGCCGTGGGTTTATCTCTGCCGCAGTTGTGGCGCTTACGTTGGCATGCACCCGCTGACAGATATTCCATTAGGCACACTGGCAAATAGGGAAACACGCATAGCCAGAAAGCGCAGCAAGGCACCTTTTGAACTTCTGCATAAAACCGGAAAGATGACCCGGTCTGAAGCCTACCGTCGTCTGGCTGAAAAACTGGGTATTGAAAAAGGGCAGTGCCATTTCGGCTGGTTTGATGTGGCGATGTGTGAGCGGGCTGAAGTGGCAGTCAGGGAAATACTTTTGGATTAG
- a CDS encoding Lar family restriction alleviation protein: MKIELKECPLCGSKAYLDRKTSAVHCSNCCTRYLASAVKYPDFDQAAIDHWNKRYFPEGCTPADARHLREANWDLAKEKEKMELLLFKFVTEYGERETEKNSDELKPVGKQRCLIMRQCMRELGIK, encoded by the coding sequence ATGAAAATAGAGTTAAAGGAATGTCCGCTTTGTGGGAGTAAGGCGTATTTAGATAGAAAAACATCAGCTGTTCATTGCTCCAACTGTTGTACAAGATATCTGGCCTCTGCTGTTAAATACCCGGACTTCGATCAAGCTGCTATTGATCATTGGAATAAACGTTATTTCCCGGAAGGTTGTACACCAGCTGATGCCAGACACTTGCGGGAGGCTAATTGGGATTTGGCTAAAGAGAAAGAAAAGATGGAGTTACTTCTTTTTAAGTTTGTAACCGAGTACGGCGAGCGTGAAACAGAGAAAAACTCAGACGAGTTAAAGCCAGTAGGAAAACAACGCTGTTTAATTATGCGTCAGTGTATGCGTGAGTTGGGGATCAAATAA
- a CDS encoding DEAD/DEAH box helicase: MAFNLRWYQGEAIAAIYEYFARAQGNPLVCVSTGGGKSVIIAYFIQQVMEAWPNQRILVLAHVKEILEQNFDKITSIWPLAPAGVYSAGLNRRDTDSAILFAGIQSVHNKAFDLGAFDLVIVDECHLINADKDDTMYTGFFRDMKLMNPNVKVIGFSATPYRMKSGLLTEGDNALFDEVVYETDIQRLIDEGFLSPLVTKGGTEKIDMTGVRTRTGEFVTKDLEDAVHKNDVTEKAVTEILHYGKNRKAWLIFCVSVAHAEEVKELLEYEGITTECVHGATPAIERERILRDYKAGKIQALTSQGVLTTGFDAPLTDMIALLRPTKSPGLYVQIMGRGLRISPETGKTDCLVLDYAGNVERHGPIDRINVDSIRRKRKGVKGEAPMKECPECHTFVLAFVPACPDCGYVWPQKPQHEETASNAAVLADQVEAEWHDVEDVFYDKHEKKDKPPSLKVTYRCGFDSFSEWVCFEHTGYAQNKAQVWWFQRAGFQAPCPRTVDDAVDRIREQQIPFLAPSRIQVKPEGRFQRILNG; encoded by the coding sequence ATGGCCTTTAATCTGCGCTGGTACCAGGGCGAAGCCATTGCGGCGATCTATGAGTACTTCGCCAGAGCGCAGGGCAACCCGCTGGTGTGCGTCAGCACCGGCGGGGGTAAGTCGGTCATTATCGCTTACTTCATTCAGCAGGTGATGGAAGCGTGGCCCAACCAGCGCATTCTGGTATTGGCTCATGTGAAAGAGATTCTGGAACAGAACTTTGACAAGATCACCAGCATCTGGCCATTGGCTCCCGCTGGTGTTTACTCCGCAGGCCTGAACCGTCGTGATACCGATTCCGCCATTCTGTTTGCGGGTATCCAGTCAGTTCACAACAAGGCGTTTGATCTGGGTGCGTTTGATCTGGTGATCGTGGACGAGTGCCACCTGATCAACGCCGACAAAGACGACACCATGTACACCGGTTTCTTTCGGGATATGAAGCTGATGAACCCGAACGTTAAGGTGATTGGTTTTAGTGCTACACCATACCGGATGAAATCAGGACTACTGACTGAAGGTGACAATGCCCTGTTTGATGAAGTGGTGTACGAAACTGATATTCAGCGGCTCATTGATGAAGGTTTTCTGTCACCACTGGTGACAAAGGGTGGTACTGAAAAAATTGATATGACCGGTGTTCGTACCCGTACCGGCGAGTTTGTCACCAAGGATCTGGAAGACGCTGTTCATAAAAACGATGTCACCGAGAAAGCCGTGACCGAGATCCTTCACTACGGGAAGAACCGTAAAGCCTGGTTAATCTTCTGTGTCAGTGTCGCCCATGCGGAGGAAGTGAAAGAGCTGCTGGAGTATGAAGGCATTACTACTGAATGCGTCCATGGTGCTACACCCGCCATCGAGCGCGAGCGCATTCTCAGGGATTACAAAGCAGGCAAGATTCAGGCGCTCACCAGTCAGGGGGTTTTAACCACCGGTTTTGATGCGCCACTGACGGATATGATTGCTCTGTTGCGTCCTACCAAGTCGCCCGGCCTGTATGTGCAGATTATGGGCAGAGGCCTGCGGATCAGCCCGGAGACTGGCAAAACCGATTGTCTGGTTCTGGACTATGCCGGCAACGTCGAAAGACACGGCCCCATTGACCGTATCAACGTAGACAGCATTCGTCGTAAGCGTAAGGGTGTAAAAGGTGAAGCCCCTATGAAGGAATGCCCGGAGTGCCACACCTTTGTACTGGCATTCGTTCCTGCTTGTCCGGATTGCGGTTATGTCTGGCCACAAAAGCCCCAGCATGAAGAAACCGCTTCGAATGCTGCCGTACTGGCTGACCAGGTAGAGGCTGAATGGCACGACGTAGAAGACGTGTTCTACGACAAGCACGAGAAGAAAGACAAGCCGCCATCGTTGAAGGTGACATACCGTTGTGGCTTCGACTCTTTCAGTGAGTGGGTCTGCTTTGAGCACACAGGCTATGCCCAAAACAAGGCGCAGGTGTGGTGGTTCCAGCGAGCAGGCTTTCAGGCACCTTGCCCCCGTACCGTGGATGATGCCGTTGACCGGATCAGAGAACAACAAATTCCATTCCTGGCACCCAGCCGGATACAGGTCAAACCCGAAGGCCGTTTTCAGCGCATTCTGAATGGGTGA